The DNA sequence TAAAGAGTTTGAACTACTTGACACTTTTAGAGAATTAAACACCATATAATAGGCATATAAGATGAGATGTGGATCACCATATGAGTGTAAAATAAGTTTTTTTGGTGAGACATACGTGACGTGGGTCTCGGTTTTTTTCTCTCCTTCAGAATTTCTGGCCGGGGTATCACAGCACCCGATGCATTCATTCCTCTAGCATACCTGACTTTGGTCCCATCTTCCAAATACTTATATCCAACCTTACATGGTTTCCTGCAGTGAATAGTGAGAAATGATTTAATAAAGGAGGAAATAAATAAAAGCAACTTGTAGGTACTAAAACATTGTCAAGTATTATATTCATACCCAGTGACAGGGTCAACCACTTGGACATTTGAGACATGAAGTGGAGCTTCAATCGAGAAAATACCACCTGTGTGCCCTTCCCCTTGCTTAATGTGTTTCTTAACCTGCAATGATAATAGTTCAGATATTTATGGAATTCCTGATGAGCATGAGGACATGACAAGGCACAGACAATGAAAATGACAGTTGCTGGCTGCAGTTAACAGTACCCAGAATAAACAAGCAAAATTGTAACATAtgtttaataaaaataaatacataATGATCTTAGAAATATTAGAAAAGTACAGTTTCTCCATTCTTCTTTGGGTATTCATCACAGCTGATTCCACATCACAAATCAATTGACTATGACATTATAAGCTGATTGAGCATGCTTGAGGCTTACTGCATGTGTTAATTCAGCTAGAAACTTAGATGGTGTTATGTCAATATTTAACTGCTTATATGGTAAGCATGTGATGCGGTGTGACACAAAGAGAATCAATAAAGCACGAAAAGGGACATTGCAGTATGTACAGCGCGACAATGGTCAGTTATACTTATACAGCAAGAAATTACACTTGTTACTATCAAACAAACTATACGAACAATTGATATTGGTTGGCCTGTTCCCCTCGAGTGCCACAGCTATTCTTTGAGCTCTAACCAATTTGTAAAGCATGAAGGTCAACATCCATCTATAGGTACAGAATGCTATTTTTTTGCTACTATTATGTTCTCCCTTCCTAATTTGCTATCCGTGCCATAATGGAAGCATGGTACTTATAGGGGAAGTATCACTCAGCATTCACAAGACAAACTCATGTGATCAGCCTCAAAGCAGTGCAATGGGGATAAAGGCTTGGCATCATCTAATCGCTTACAAGACATTATTAAAACCATTATCGCAGCTGCAACACAAGTATGAACTCCAAAAGGTTCACATCAATTTATGATGCACCACCTTTCGATTGCAATGGTCTGAAAAATTTCAACGAGTATCTAGACCACACTGTTACAGATGGGTAGGTTTAATTAAATCCATACAGCCAGTGTGCAACAAACTAATAAACTGCCAATTATGCAACTGGCACCAATCCTATGTATGTAACCAAAAACTGCTATCTTCTACATCGATTCCACACTCGGGCTAAACAACTGGGAACGAACATGTAACAGCACATTACCAAGTTCTTGCCCTCGACGATGACGCGATTCTGCGAGCGAATGACCCGCTTGATGAGCCCGGACTCCCCCTTGTCCTTGCCTCTGATGATCATCACCTGGCAGCCAAAAAAGTAAACGGAGAACGTGGAGATCTCGCAACGAGAAGAGAGTAGCGCTGAGAAGGGGGATACTGTGGAGAACGACCCAGCTTACGTTGTCGCCGCGGAGGATCTTCCAGTGCCTGATGAGCTTCTCCGCCGCCTTCCACCCCATCTTCCTTGGAGTTGGAGCTCCCTCCTCTCCCCGGCAACTTTCTTGGGGGCCCCGGAGCGAATATGACGCGCTGCGGACCTGCGGTGGCTGGTGGCTGGTGGCCGGTGGGGCAgcgaggcggcgggcggcgagaGAGATGAGGGCACAGCGAGTGGCGGCGGCGCTCGGTGAGCGTGACTGGGCCGGGATAGCGAATCGGAGGAATACGTGGGCCGGAAAGAGGCTTGGACTAGTTGAGAATGGGCCTGGACTATCCTCAATTTGGCCCATTTTTTTCTCTTAAGGCCCACAAGAAGCTGGCCCCAACTAGTCCCCAAGACCCCAATAGTCTCTCGATCTCTGCGCTCCCTCTGACTCGCGTTCGCTCGCGCGGTCTCCGCTCGGCCGCTGCCATCCTCGATTCCTCGCTCGCAGTAGCTGTGCATCGCGTCGCGTCTCGGCGCCGACGGATCCGCCCCTGCGTGCGCTCGGTGTCCCGTGCTCCACCACCACCCCCACACACCCCAATCGCCGTCcggccgcccgccgccgcaccCTGCTAGGGTTTCGGCCAGGCCCCCggacccgccgccgccggtggatTCGCGTCTCCGGCCGCGGTGCCTCGAGCCGCACGGGCAACCTCGGACCTGATACGCTCGCTGCACTTCTGCAATCCGAAGGACTCGGACTGCAGCACGCACAATTCTTCTTCAGTCTGCTGGACTGCAGCCACGCACAAACCGTAGCTGGTGAGTTCCAATTAAACCCATCTAGTTCTCCCTCAATTCTAAAAGTCCTTTTAAACATCTGCTACTGTTAGACAGCCTAGACTGCTACACATGCTCAGCTACTGTGCCATACTGCCATAATCACATACTCCTACTTTATTTACTACTTTAATTGAGAATCCTTACAATGCCATTTTATGATACTACTGTGCCATACTGCCATAATCACATACGTCATTTACTACTCTAATTGAGATCCTTACAATTTCATTTTATTCTACTGCTGTCTGAGGGTGGATGTATGAAGAATCAATAGCGGAAGCATATCGTGCTTTTGATCAATATAAATATCAAATGCTTTAATatcgaatcttgaattttggtTATTCCAAATTGCCAAATATTCTACTTGTATATATAATCAATTGTGATTATGGAATATACTAGAGTTGCATATGGTAGAATTGGGTAGGACTACCCTACACTAAAATTAATATTCGGGTTGCCATCAAGTCCCTGGTCAAAGCTTCCATCACTCTTCCTTTCCCCTAGGTTTGGTCACAAAGAAAGAACCCTAGATTCAAATCCTTGGTTGCACCATCAAATCCCCAAATCCTCAAGTCCGATTCCTTCCTGTCCCTATTCTTGTGTGATCATGCTGTGTCGGAGCAGGAGCAGTTAGGGCTGGCAGTGGGTTTTTTCAGTTACTCAATTGCAAAACCGTAAAGTCGATTGATACGCTTTCCCCCCATCGACTGAAGAACTTGTCCTGCCAAAACCAGTTGCCTGAATTGTTTTTGTTTGTGTGTCTACAAAGGGTCCAAGCTGCCAAGGGGACCACAATAAATACACGTAGTCATGAGGTCCCTACTGTACATAAATAGAGGTGGCCTTACACTATGTAGTTAAAAAAGTAAGGATACCAAACCAGATCCATCTTTCATTGCCCAATATTATTTTTCTGGTTGTGTCACTGCAAGAAAAATCTATCCTGTTTTTTTTTCATCAAAATTAGATTTGGTCCAGCTTGATAACCTGTATGATGCCTGTGCCATTGTAATCTGCTGGCAGATGCCATAATTTTTATCATTCCTGTATTCTATGCAAGGATATGATTGATTTTAACATATATTGACAAGATAGTTTAGATACAATCACATAATTAAACTTTCAGCTCTATCTGAGGAGCAAACTTGCAGCAGTatgaagtttttttttctgttgtATTATATGTCTCCATGGAGTGACCTTTTTTTCATGTTTAATCATTACTGTTTTCAACTACTTAGCTTGGGTTCAGGTTTTATTTTAAGATTCACACATTATGTACATTGTtctctaatttttattttttccctgTTCCTTTTCCTTCCCTTCCATTCAATTAATGGAATGTTGATACCTTGCAATTGCACCAGCCCACTCAATTGTACTTCAGATAGCATCTTCTTTGATTGTCCTCTTTTGCATACTCTTGTTGACGGTGCTATCATATTCTTGAAAACCTTCCATGCTGTCCATCTGAGCATTCTTCTATCTCTGCATTTGTCCCTTAACAGTCACTTGCTTTGAGGTTCCATTTTCCATGTGGATACCCATGGCTGAATCCAGTTTGAGATTATTACATACCTTTTGTTCTAGCTGTTTCTGTTATTTTTCTTTCTATCCATACATTATCACTTTGCTCCCCCAATATTATTGCTTCCTGTGCTCTTTCCAAAGTTTCCTTGGAACTTTGAGCTTTGGAAGATGCCAAGGAGAACAGGAAATGCTACTTCGACCAAATCAGTTGAATTGATCAAACAAGACCAATTGGAGTTTGATGATCCTGATGAGGTAGATGAGGAGGAAGAAGTTGAGTATGAAGAAATTGAGGAGGAGGTTGAGTATGAAGAGgtagaggatgaagatgataacgaggaggagggggaggaagatgaggaggatgaggatgaggaggaggaggaggaggaggaggaggaggaagaggaggaagaaaTTGAAGGTGTGCGTGAAGTTGATCCTAATCATGACAGTAAAATGGTGGTTGATGATCCGAAGGATGAGAATGAAAAAGAGAAGCATGCTGAGCTTCTTGCTCTTCCTCCTCATGGAGCTGAAGTTTATGTTGGGGGGCTCTCCTCTGATGTATCTTCTGAAGATCTCAAACGACTGTTTGAATCTGTTGGAGAAGTTGTGGAAGTGAGTACTGCCTACTTTCTCGGATTTAGCTTTtgcatttattttcttttgcaaTTCAGAGTCCCTTTTTTCTGCAGGTGCGAATGCGAGGAAAGGGGGATAACAAGGCGTATGCTTTTATTAATTTCAGAACTAAAGAGATGGCTTTAAAGGCCATCCGAAAGCTGTGCAATAAAGACCTAAAGGTTTGTTTACACAATTTCACTTGAACTCAAAAGTTGATCTTCATGTTTTTTCCATGCCAGTGATTTATTGCGTTTGTTTATATTGGTATATGTGATAAAACAAGTATTTGATAGCACAAACTTCCCAAGATAGAAGAAGGAAACTGAGTTGAAAATTGTGTTTCTATATATTTTATGTTTAGGTCTGTGGAGGATCAATTTTAGACGTAGCAAAGTTCAATTATATATATGATTGCACTCAGATCCTCTTGCTAATTCCTAGAAAGATTTGCAGCACTTCTACTGTTGAATTTAATTGAATTTAAAACACAGGGCCTTGAAATCAGTTTGAAAAGTAGCAACGTACAAGGTTAtctatctataactcttataaagcaaaCCCCATTATCTATTTCTCTTGACATGCAATGTGTCCACCTTAGCAGTCCACTATCAACACCACTATCTATTTCTCTTAAAATGCAAAGCGTCCACCTCAGCAGTCCACTATCATTTGCCACTATCTATTTCTCCtgacatgcaaggtgtccacctcAGCAATCTACTATCATTTGCATTTAAGTTACTAGCACAAGAATTATGACATCCACATCAGCGAGACACATCATCCACTATGGATACAATTTCCATGATTATGCTAATAAAagagttatatatttatattcctcCTTCATACCCGCGGCAACGCGCGGGAATCCTCCTAGTATAATCTAGGTCTACATCCTCTTgctatttaaaaaatttgtagCAGTTCCACTGCCAAGTTTAAAGTAAAAAACCTTGTGAATATTGCAAACCAGTGTGTTCAGTTATGCTTCCAGAAACCAGAATTGTGGGTGGTGGAAGATTATGTTTTTGGCTATCTAAAATATTTGCGAGTCTTTTAGCAAAACCTacccctaaacaactttggtGGTGTTGTCCATATTACCCAGACCTAGTTTTGCAACCCAAGAACATGAATACATGCTGGTACTTACTGATTCTTTGTTACACCTGATTAACTCCTATATCTTGTACTTGCATACTAACTAGACCCTGTTATCGTATTACAGGGAAAGAAGATAAAAGTTTCATCCTCTCAGGCTAAGAATAGGCTATTTATTGGGAATGTACCCCGTGATTGGACACCTGATGATTTCAAAACTGCAGTGGAAGAAGTTGGCCCTGGAGTTTTACAAGTTGATCTCATGAAGGTATGGATAGATACTAGGATTGTTCAACAACTTCAGTGTGCATCATTTCAGTTGTTTTACTCTCAAATATATTTAGGCACCAGGCTCAGGTCGCAATAAGGGTTATGGCTTTATTGAATACTACAACCAGGCATGTGCAGAGTATGCTAAGCAGAAGATGTCTACCCCAGAATTCAAACTAGATACAAATGCTCCTACTGTCAGCTGGGCAGATCCTAAGAATGCTAATGAAGCTACATCTACTGCACAGGTTCCTCTGAGCAATACATGATGCAATGTTACCTTTTATGTTTCTTCTATTATGTTATTTTATAAGGATGTGCATATTTGTCTTTAGGTTAAATCTCTATATGTCAAAAACATCCCCAAGACTGTTACTCAAGAGCAGCTGAAAAAGCTGTTTGAGCATGTTGGAGAAATTACAAAAGTTGTTATTCCTCCTGCAAAATCTGGACATGAAAATCGGTATGGTTTTGTTCATTTTAAGGAACGGTCCATGGCTATGAAGGCTTTGAAGAACACTGAGAGATATGAACTTGATGGTGAGTTTCCTTCTCTAACATCCTTCTATAGCTAGTCAATTTTTCTAATATACTTCATGTCTAAAAGGTCAGTTTTGCCACTAACAGGTCAGCTGCTGGATTGTTCACTTGCAAAACCTCCTGCTGATAAGAAGGATGATACTGTATCAGCACCTACTGCAAAAGGAGCTCCATTACTCCCAAGTTATGCCCCACTTGGATATGGACTGGTGGGAGCTTATAATCCACTTGGAAATGGATTGGCAGGTGCTTATAATCCCCTTGGAAGTGGACTAGCAGGTGCTTATGGTGTGCTTTCTGCTCGTGCTGCACAGGTACATGACATCTTCTGATATGCACTAGCCAATGCATGAGGAGAAACATTTACAAGAGGTGATATCCTTCTAACTATTGTATTTTGGCATTATTTGAACTTGTGCAGCCAATGTTGTATGCTCCAGGTGCTCCTCCAGGTTCAACAATGATCCCAATGGTCCTACCAGACGGCCGTCTTGTATATGTGTAAGTATTCTTCTCTAATTTTGATTATTCTGCTAGAAAGCTCATACAACATGCATTCCACTGGATCAATGTAAGTCAAACGCCTACCACATTGGAGTCCATTGTTGTCTTGTCAAGTTACTCGATGATGTCAGTCCACTGAATGAAACACAGTGGCGTCTTGTTCATAATCAGTTTACAAAGAAGCAGTTGGATCAATGTGCCATCACATCCAGTTTCTTGAAccacgcaggagagctgtgtggtgtcatttcattaagaagaaaaaatactacacaggggggggggggtactCCAAAATAACACCGCACCAAAGCAGTAACTGTGAGAGTGTGTCCCTTTCAAGAGTATTGTTTCTGTGTTAAAACTTAAAAAGGCACATAATCTATTTAGTATCTGTAGCTCACAAATCTGGCAACGGACAGACCTGGAGTAATAATTATATGAAAAGTGAATCAATTGTAGAAGATAGTTATTTTCTGATTTTTTATGGTCACAATAGTGGTGAAATTTAGATGGTTATATCCGTACAGCACCTAGTTTAGTTTTGTCTTATATCTTAGATCCTACATGGGTAGTCCGTGCAGTACAGCACCTCAGTTTAGTTTTGTTTCTTATGATCTTTAGACCCTAAGGGCAGTCCTCTGAACTGTGGCTTTGATGCTTCCTTGTCAACTCATATTCTCCTCTGTGTTTTGCAGACCACAGACTGCAGGGCAGCAGCCTGTGCATGTGACTTCGCCTCCGCCACAGCAAGGTGGTCGTCGATTTGGCGGTAGCGGCAGTAGCAGCGGTGGTGGTGGATCCAGCTCTGGCGGGAAGCGACAGAGGGGAGATGACCGCAGGGGCCGGCACCGTCCATATTGATGTTTGCGCTGATTATAGCAATTAGAAGTTAGAACCTTAGCAGTTAGCATTATTTGTGGCAGTACCATGCTGCAAACTGTACTTCAGTTATTCGTTTTCTGGTGTGCCTCGTAATAAGAATGATAGTACCCGCAAGTGGCAGATGGTACTGTGGTAGTATAGTCTATACATTCGTTAATCTCGAAGAATGTGTTCTACTCTACATCACTACATTTCTGTTTGAGCACCTTTGGGGTGTTCAGCTTTGAGTATAGCCTATTTCGTTGCCTTCGCTTCCTAGCCTGGCTCGCTGGCTCGCATCAATGATGGAAGCCCAAGGCCGTGGTGCAGGCAATCCTCACTCGCATAGTCAGCGCCTGTCCAAATGCTATGAACGGTGGTGGATATACTTGAGATGTGTTTCTGACCTGGACATCTGGTGACCACTGAATGAATGTCAGTTTATTTTTTTAGGAACGGCATTGGTGATGATGAGCTGAATGAATGACATATTTTTTTCGAGGAACAGCAGGTTTGAATGAATCAGTGATGATCTAGAAGCAGCAACGGAATTCCTCGTATGACAGAATTTTCACGGCTCGTTCCCCCGCCAGATGCGAATGTAAAAGGGCAAAATatattcggccttgtttagttccaaaaatttttataaaatgtgaataataccaatttcgtttgtatttgacaaatattgttcaatcatagactaactaggctcagaagattcgtctcgtcaattccgatcaaactgtgtaattagtttttattttcatcgatacttcatgcatacatataaagattcgatgtgacggaaaatctgaaaaattttgcaaaattttttgggaactaaacaaggctctggCCATTTTCTTGTGAAGGGAAAAAGGGAGAGAAAACAGTAGTGGCCTCCTGGCTCCTGCCCTGCGCATGTCATATGCGCCCGTCACCGAAcacgccgctgccgctgctgccgccgccgccgccgcaggccAACATTACGCACCCATACGCACTCCACGACGCGGCACGAGGtgctcctccaagcgctcgtgAGGTGTGCTTTGCTCCACGGATCCGGAGGCCGACGCGACGTCTCGTCCGTGTCACTCCGCGCCCGGGCCACCCCGCGCGGCGGCGCGCCCTGTCATCATGTCGCGCCGCGTGGGCGCCGCCCCCGCACGGTGCTTGGAGCTGGAGCGCATCATCGCAGAGCGTGCCCGCTCGAGAAGCCTCGGCCTCGACGACGCGCTGAAGCTGTTCGACGAATTGCTTCACCACGCCAGGCCCGCCTCGGTTCGTGCTTTCAACCACCTGCTTACCGCTGTCTCTCGCGCCCGATGCTCTTCAGCCTCCGAGCTCGCTGTCTCCCACTTCAACCGGATGGTCCGTGAATGCTCTGACAAGGTGGCTCCTAACCTTTGCACCTACAGCATTCTCATCGGCCGCTTCTGCCGCATGGGCCACCTGGAGCATGGCTTTGCCGCCTTTGGCCTCATCCTTAAGACGGGCTGGAGGATGGATCACATAGCCATCAATCAACTGCTCAAAGGTCTCTGTCACGGAAAGAGGGTGGGTGAGGCCATGGACGTTTTGCTCCAACGAATGCCTGAGCTTGGCTGCATGCCGGATACAGTTTCATACACCATACTTCTCAAGGGTTTGTGCAACGAAAAGAGAGCTGAGGAGGCACTTGAGCTGCTCCACATGATGGCTGATGACCATGGTAGAAGGTGCCCACCAAATGTTGTGTCCTACAGCATCGTCATCAACGGTTTCTTTACCGAGGGTCAAGTGGACAAACCTTACAACCTATTTCTTGAAATGATAGATCGAGGGATTCCACCTGATGTTGTGACATACACCACAGTAATTGATGGCCTGTGCAAAGCTCAGTTGTTTGATAGGGCTGAGGGTGTCTTTCAGCAGATGATTGATAATGGCTTTAAGCCAAACAATTACACATATAATTGTCTGATCCATGGATACCTCTCTATAGGGAAGTGGAAAGAGGTGGTACAAATGCTTGAAGAAATGTCTGCACGTGGTCTCAAGCCAGATTGCTATACTTATGGTTCACTGCTGAACTACCTATGCAAGAATGGAAGATGCAGAGAagctagatttttttttgattcTATGATTAGGAAGGGCATAAAACCTAAGGTAAGCACCTATGGCATTTTGATTCATGGATATGCTACCAAAGGTGCTCTTTCTGAAATGCATAGTTTCCTAGATTTGATGGTAGAAAATGGTCTTTCACCTGATCATCACATCTTCAACATATTCTTCAGTGCATATGCTAAATGTGGTATGATAGATAAGGCAATGGATATCTTTAACAAAATGAGGCAGCACGGGTTGAGTCCTAATGTAGTAAACTACGGAGCACTAATAGATGCACTATGCAAGTTAGGCAGGGTGGATGACGCTGAGGTCAAATTCAACCAGATGATCAATGAAGGAGTGACTCCTAACATTGTTGTTTTTAACTCCCTAGTTTATGGACTGTGCACCGTTGACAAATGGGAGAGGGCTGAGGAATTAGTTTATGAAATGTTGGATCAAGGAATCTGTCCTAATGCAGTGTTCTTCAACACATTAATCTGTAACTTATGCAATGTAGGACGGGTTATGGAAGGCCGGAGGCTCATTGACTTGATGGAACATGTAGGCGTAAGGCCTGATGCTTTCTCATATACACCGTTGATTTCTGGTTACTGCTTAACTGGAAGGACGGATGAAGCGGAGAAGGTATTTGATGGTATGGTCTCAATTGGCCTGTCACCTACTGAAGTTACGTATAATACTTTGCTTCATGGCTACTGTAGTGCTAGTAGGATAGACGATGCATATTGTCTTTTTCGAGAAATGTTGAGGAAGGGAGTTACGCCTGGAGTTGTGACTTATAATACTATACTGCATGGTCTGTTTCAAACCAAGAGATTTTCTGAAGCAAAGGAACTCTATCTCAATATGATCAATAGTGGAACAAAGTGTGACATTTACACATACAACATAATTCTAAATGGTCTTTGCAAAAGTAATTGTGTTGATGAAGCATTCAAAATGTTTCAGAGCCTGTGTTCTAAGGGTCTTCAACTTAACATTATTACTTTCACCATCATGATTGGTGCGTTGCTCAAAGGTGGCAGAAAGGAAGATGCCATGGACTTGTTCGCTGCTATCCCTGCTAATGGTTTGGTTCCAAATGTTGTGACCTACCGCTTAGTTGCAGAAAATCTCATAGAAGAAGGATCGCTAGAAGAGTTTGACAGTCTGTTTTCAGCAATGGAAAAGAATGGTACTGCTCCAAACTCACAAATGTTAAATGCTCTAGTTAGGAGGCTGTTGCATAGAGGTGACATAAGCAGGGCTGGGGCTTACCTCTCCAAACTTGATGAGAGGAATTTCTCAGTTGAGGCTTCCACTACTTCATTGCTTATGTCAATTTTCACCAGTGATGAATATCAGCACCATGCCAAGTCTCTGCCTGAAAAGTACCATTTCCTAAATGAAGCCAATA is a window from the Sorghum bicolor cultivar BTx623 chromosome 5, Sorghum_bicolor_NCBIv3, whole genome shotgun sequence genome containing:
- the LOC8085621 gene encoding uncharacterized protein LOC8085621 — protein: MGWKAAEKLIRHWKILRGDNVMIIRGKDKGESGLIKRVIRSQNRVIVEGKNLVKKHIKQGEGHTGGIFSIEAPLHVSNVQVVDPVTGKPCKVGYKYLEDGTKVRYARGMNASGAVIPRPEILKERKKPRPTSPGPKDTPIELVLEKTYDEKAGIGMPDL
- the LOC8085622 gene encoding heterogeneous nuclear ribonucleoprotein R: MPRRTGNATSTKSVELIKQDQLEFDDPDEVDEEEEVEYEEIEEEVEYEEVEDEDDNEEEGEEDEEDEDEEEEEEEEEEEEEEEIEGVREVDPNHDSKMVVDDPKDENEKEKHAELLALPPHGAEVYVGGLSSDVSSEDLKRLFESVGEVVEVRMRGKGDNKAYAFINFRTKEMALKAIRKLCNKDLKGKKIKVSSSQAKNRLFIGNVPRDWTPDDFKTAVEEVGPGVLQVDLMKAPGSGRNKGYGFIEYYNQACAEYAKQKMSTPEFKLDTNAPTVSWADPKNANEATSTAQVKSLYVKNIPKTVTQEQLKKLFEHVGEITKVVIPPAKSGHENRYGFVHFKERSMAMKALKNTERYELDGQLLDCSLAKPPADKKDDTVSAPTAKGAPLLPSYAPLGYGLVGAYNPLGNGLAGAYNPLGSGLAGAYGVLSARAAQPMLYAPGAPPGSTMIPMVLPDGRLVYVPQTAGQQPVHVTSPPPQQGGRRFGGSGSSSGGGGSSSGGKRQRGDDRRGRHRPY